Proteins from one Ricinus communis isolate WT05 ecotype wild-type chromosome 9, ASM1957865v1, whole genome shotgun sequence genomic window:
- the LOC8265700 gene encoding probable folate-biopterin transporter 8, chloroplastic has product MVVPSSTATKNPLSTILPKNPNLPLHTSKLSHFRLRPIQCSFHNQNPNTINKLAKPGTHLYGVITQSPVFSKKDNNTCRGYEEKRGFVQVGSQQMAVLSGFGYWVQGFRCFPWLALNFHMAHHLNLHPSLLQLVQHSGNLPMVAKPLYGILTDAVYIGGAHRIPYILIGVLLQVLSWGPLALIPATRETLPSLLACILLGNLGASIAEVANDALVAEYGQKHKMKGLQSYAFMALAVGGILGNLLGGCCLLKTPPKSMFLIFAGLLSIQLAISSTSREESLGISQSSYHNVAKKSIWDNFKKQLGDLKTALREGIISCPLTWVVASIAIVPILSGSIFCYQTQCLNLDPSFIGMSRVIGQLMLLSMTVLYDRYWKEVPMRKLIAAVQFMYAFSLLLDFILVRQINLRLGIPNEVFVCCFSGLAETLAQFKLLPFSVLLASICPKGCEGSLTSFLASTLCFSSIFSGFLGVGLASLMGITAGDYSGLPIGILIQFIAALLPLGWIQKVPSQPIIEKERKRSVSKRTRRNRRIGRVVLGSVFVYRRERESETQR; this is encoded by the exons ATGGTGGTTCCTTCATCAACTGCTACTAAAAACCCACTATCCACTATCCTTCCGAAAAACCCAAATCTCCCTTTACATACTTCAAAATTATCTCACTTCCGTTTGAGACCTATTCAATGTTCCTTTCACAATCAAAATCCTAACACTATCAACAAGCTTGCAAAACCAGGAACCCATCTTTATGGAGTAATAACTCAAAGTCCGGTTTTTTCCAAGAAAGATAATAATACATGCAGAGGATACGAAGAGAAGAGAGGTTTTGTTCAGGTGGGTAGCCAACAAATGGCTGTATTAAGCGGTTTTGGCTATTGGGTGCAAGGTTTTAGGTGCTTTCCATGGTTAGCTCTCAACTTTCACATGGCCCACCATCTCAACCTGCACCCATCATTATTGCAGCTTGTGCAACATTCTGGTAACCTTCCCATGGTGGCCAAGCCTCTCTATGGAATCCTCACTGATGCTGTTTATATTGGCGGTGCTCACAGAATACCTTATATTCTCATTGGAG TATTGTTGCAGGTCCTATCTTGGGGTCCATTGGCTTTGATCCCAGCTACCCGTGAAACCCTCCCTAGCCTTTTAGCATGCATTCTTCTTGGTAATCTTGGTGCATCAATTGCAGAAGTCGCAAATGACGCCCTTGTTGCGGAGTATGGCCAAAAGCACAAAATGAAAGGCCTTCAATCCTATGCATTTATGGCTTTAGCAGTTGGTGGAATCCTAGGCAACTTACTTGGTGGCTGCTGTTTACTGAAAACACCACCCAAAAGCATGTTTCTCATATTTGCAGGTCTATTATCTATTCAACTTGCAATTTCGTCAACATCTAGGGAGGAGTCTCTTGGTATATCACAATCATCATATCATAATGTTGCAAAGAAATCAATCTGGGATAACTTCAAGAAACAGCTAGGTGATCTTAAAACAGCATTACGCGAAGGCATCATTTCTTGCCCTCTTACTTGGGTTGTAGCCTCCATTGCTATCGTTCCAATTCTCTCAGGTTCTATCTTTTGCTATCAAACACAATGTCTAAATCTTGATCCTTCATTTATTGGAATGTCAAGAGTGATTGGCCAATTGATGCTTCTTTCCATGACTGTACTCTATGATCGTTACTGGAAAGAAGTGCCGATGAGGAAATTGATAGCTGCCGTGCAGTTTATGTAtgccttttctcttcttcttgaCTTTATTCTAGTGAGACAGATAAATCTCAGACTTGGAATTCCCAATGAGGTATTTGTTTGTTGTTTTTCGGGTTTAGCAGAAACTCTTGCACAGTTTAAGCTTCTTCCCTTTTCAGTCCTATTGGCAAGTATATGTCCAAAAGGTTGTGAAGGATCTCTCACATCGTTCTTAGCGTCAACATTATgtttttcatcaatttttagTGGATTTCTGGGTGTTGGATTAGCTTCCTTGATGGGAATAACAGCTGGTGATTATTCAGGTCTGCCTATAGGAATTTTGATACAGTTCATTGCAGCATTATTACCGTTGGGATGGATTCAGAAAGTACCGTCCCAGCCCATTATtgagaaggaaagaaagagaagtgTGAGTAAAAGAACTcgaagaaatagaagaattgGAAGAGTTGTGTTAGGCTCAGTTTTTGTTTACAGGAGAGAAAGAGAATCTGAGACACAGAGGTAA
- the LOC107261176 gene encoding uncharacterized protein LOC107261176 isoform X1: MSEHGQEFEITAATTTIKNDDIVNNNEPTKNQENHPEESIDFNLLRLDSASTTTYYHTPCSACGCSGSSSSSRILPATTKNNISFSSNNSNNKRRSPDPTALFLDPPPQDYQYSKKPKKLFLDTTIPSLRDFSKITLPSTSSFLGFGSPSNSAFSPPVLRRCHSDPLQPPVGHQLESLSNQTPQSPPESVQMAGETTATTPVSKATSASLPPRPPLLRRTVSEPSPDKSLSRSSSSSDYADPNYKLLKRMRDCIKEMSHWWDEYLPNLHHATGEEYGENKDTKDTIATKYEEDKGTEDTNATVQADLVTEIEEAVCVEKAGECLTINFKCPCSKGYKILLSGKDCYYKLM; this comes from the exons ATGAGTGAACACGGTCAAGAATTTGAAATCACTGCCGCTACAACCACCATTAAGAACGACGACATCGTCAATAACAACGAGCCCACCAAAAACCAAGAAAACCACCCCGAAGAATCCATTGATTTCAACCTTCTCCGCCTTGATTCGGCCTCCACCACCACCTACTACCATACTCCATGCAGCGCATGTGGCTGTTCTggctcttcttcttcttctcgtATTCTTCCGGCCACCACCAAAAACaacatttctttctcttccaACAACAGTAACAACAAACGTCGCTCTCCTGACCCAACTGCTCTTTTCTTGGACCCACCACCACAAGATTATCAATATTCCAAAAAACCAAAGAAACTCTTTCTTGACACCACTATTCCCTCTCTCCGTGATTTCTCCAAGATCACACTTCCTTCCACCTCTTCCTTTCTTGGTTTTGGATCACCCAGCAACTCGGCTTTCTCTCCTCCTGTCTTGCGCCGTTGCCATTCGGATCCTCTTCAGCCACCAGTGGGCCACCAGTTGGAATCTTTATCGAACCAGACTCCACAATCGCCTCCTGAGAGTGTCCAGATGGCAGGGGAAACTACTGCTACAACTCCTGTTTCAAAGGCAACAAGTGCTTCTCTACCTCCAAGGCCGCCTTTGCTCAGGAGGACTGTTTCCGAGCCATCTCCTGATAAGAGCCTCTCTAGGTCATCGAGTTCTAGTGATTATGCTGACCCTAACTATAAG TTGCTGAAGAGAATGAGGGATTGCATTAAGGAGATGAGTCACTGGTGGGATGAGTATCTGCCTAATCTACATCATGCGACTGGTGAAGAGTATGGAGAAAATAAAGACACTAAAGATACTATTGCAACAAAGTATGAAGAAGATAAAGGCACTGAAGATACTAATGCAACAGTG CAGGCTGATTTGGTTACAGAAATTGAAGAAGCTGTTTGTGTGGAGAAGGCTGGAGAGTGCTTGACCATTAACTTTAAATGTCCCTGCAGTAAAGGCTATAAGATTCTCCTCTCTGGAAAAGACTGTTACTACAAGCTCATGTAG
- the LOC107261176 gene encoding uncharacterized protein LOC107261176 isoform X2, whose product MSEHGQEFEITAATTTIKNDDIVNNNEPTKNQENHPEESIDFNLLRLDSASTTTYYHTPCSACGCSGSSSSSRILPATTKNNISFSSNNSNNKRRSPDPTALFLDPPPQDYQYSKKPKKLFLDTTIPSLRDFSKITLPSTSSFLGFGSPSNSAFSPPVLRRCHSDPLQPPVGHQLESLSNQTPQSPPESVQMAGETTATTPVSKATSASLPPRPPLLRRTVSEPSPDKSLSRSSSSSDYADPNYKLLKRMRDCIKEMSHWWDEYLPNLHHATGEEYGENKDTKDTIATKYEEDKGTEDTNATVADLVTEIEEAVCVEKAGECLTINFKCPCSKGYKILLSGKDCYYKLM is encoded by the exons ATGAGTGAACACGGTCAAGAATTTGAAATCACTGCCGCTACAACCACCATTAAGAACGACGACATCGTCAATAACAACGAGCCCACCAAAAACCAAGAAAACCACCCCGAAGAATCCATTGATTTCAACCTTCTCCGCCTTGATTCGGCCTCCACCACCACCTACTACCATACTCCATGCAGCGCATGTGGCTGTTCTggctcttcttcttcttctcgtATTCTTCCGGCCACCACCAAAAACaacatttctttctcttccaACAACAGTAACAACAAACGTCGCTCTCCTGACCCAACTGCTCTTTTCTTGGACCCACCACCACAAGATTATCAATATTCCAAAAAACCAAAGAAACTCTTTCTTGACACCACTATTCCCTCTCTCCGTGATTTCTCCAAGATCACACTTCCTTCCACCTCTTCCTTTCTTGGTTTTGGATCACCCAGCAACTCGGCTTTCTCTCCTCCTGTCTTGCGCCGTTGCCATTCGGATCCTCTTCAGCCACCAGTGGGCCACCAGTTGGAATCTTTATCGAACCAGACTCCACAATCGCCTCCTGAGAGTGTCCAGATGGCAGGGGAAACTACTGCTACAACTCCTGTTTCAAAGGCAACAAGTGCTTCTCTACCTCCAAGGCCGCCTTTGCTCAGGAGGACTGTTTCCGAGCCATCTCCTGATAAGAGCCTCTCTAGGTCATCGAGTTCTAGTGATTATGCTGACCCTAACTATAAG TTGCTGAAGAGAATGAGGGATTGCATTAAGGAGATGAGTCACTGGTGGGATGAGTATCTGCCTAATCTACATCATGCGACTGGTGAAGAGTATGGAGAAAATAAAGACACTAAAGATACTATTGCAACAAAGTATGAAGAAGATAAAGGCACTGAAGATACTAATGCAACAGTG GCTGATTTGGTTACAGAAATTGAAGAAGCTGTTTGTGTGGAGAAGGCTGGAGAGTGCTTGACCATTAACTTTAAATGTCCCTGCAGTAAAGGCTATAAGATTCTCCTCTCTGGAAAAGACTGTTACTACAAGCTCATGTAG
- the LOC8265698 gene encoding haloacid dehalogenase-like hydrolase domain-containing protein At2g33255, translated as MPSLLSKSLLFTSIYSKSQFPIPHLTMSTFITTATTTKSPLRGVVFDMDGTLTVPVIDFAAMYKAVLGDDEYRRIKAENSSGIDILHHIEKWTPDKQRKAYETILDFERQGLDRLQIMPGAVELCGFLDSKKIRRGLITRNVKEAVDLFHLRSGVMFSPALSREFRPYKPDPAPLLHICSTWEVQPDEVIMVGDSLKDDMVCGKRAGAFTCLLDEKGRYGSSDFAKLVEPDFKVASLAEVQSLLETNFDLMA; from the exons ATGCCCTCACTTCTCTCAAAATCCCTACTGTTCACTTCAATTTATTCAAAATCCCAATTTCCAATCCCGCACTTAACCATGTCTACTTTTATTACCACCGCCACTACAACCAAATCCCCCTTACGTGGCGTCGTTTTCGACATGGACGGAACCCTAACGGTTCCCGTCATCGATTTCGCTGCAATGTACAAGGCGGTTCTGGGAGACGATGAGTATCGTAGAATTAAAGCTGAAAATTCTTCTGGTATTGATATCTTACACCACATTGAGAAATGGACTCCTGATAAGCAACGCAAAGCTTATGAAACTATCCTTGATTTTGAACGCCAGGGACTCGATCGCCTCCAAATCATGCCTG GTGCTGTAGAGCTGTGTGGGTTTCTtgattcaaagaaaataag AAGAGGGTTAATTACTCGAAATGTGAAGGAAGCTGTGGATCTTTTTCATTTACGATCTGGG GTGATGTTCTCTCCAGCATTAAGCAGGGAGTTCCGTCCTTATAAGCCAGACCCAGCTCCTCTCCTTCATATATGTTCAACGTGGGAAGTTCAGCCTGATGAAGTCATCATGGTTGGTGATAGTCTCAAAGATGAT ATGGTCTGTGGGAAACGAGCTGGAGCATTTACGTGCTTGCTGGACGAGAAGGGGAGGTATGGTTCTTCTGATTTTGCCAAGTTGGTAGAACCAGATTTCAAGGTGGCTTCCCTGGCTGAGGTTCAATCACTGCTGGAGACGAATTTTGATTTGATGGCATAA